The genomic stretch ACCGGGATCTTCAGGTCCTCGCTCAGCGTGAGCACCGCGTCACGGGTGATGCCGGGGAGCACGCTTGCGCCCAGCGGCGGCGTATACAGCGTGCCGTTATGCACCAGGAAGACATTCATCCCCGAGCCTTCGCTCACGTAGCCGGCAGTGTCCAGGGCGATGCCTTCGGCAAAGCCGTTGGTGGCCGCTTCCATGCGGATGAGCTGCGAATTCATGTAATTGCCCGCGGCCTTGGACATCGCCGGAAGCGTGTTCGGGGCGATGCGCGTCCACGAGCTGACGCACACGTCCACGCCCTTGGCCAGCGCTTCCGGTCCGAGGTAGGCGCCCCACGACCAGCAGGCCATGTAGCACTCCACCGGAGAGTTCATCGGGTTCACCCCGACATCGCCGTAGCCGCGCAGCGCCAGGGGCTTGACGTAGCAGGACTTCAGGTTGTTGCGGGGCACCAGCTCGGTGGCCACCTTGCAGAATTCGTCCACGGAGTAGGGCAGCTCCATGCGGTAGATCTTGGCGGAGTTGATCAGCCGCTGCATG from Terriglobia bacterium encodes the following:
- a CDS encoding branched-chain amino acid transaminase, which gives rise to MPIQKTEKIWHNGKWINWDDATLHVLSHVVSYGSAVFEGIRCYETKQGPAIFRLREHMQRLINSAKIYRMELPYSVDEFCKVATELVPRNNLKSCYVKPLALRGYGDVGVNPMNSPVECYMACWSWGAYLGPEALAKGVDVCVSSWTRIAPNTLPAMSKAAGNYMNSQLIRMEAATNGFAEGIALDTAGYVSEGSGMNVFLVHNGTLYTPPLGASVLPGITRDAVLTLSEDLKIPVKEQIIPREMLYIVDEVFFVGTAVEVTPIRSVDHIQVGKGVAGPVTRRLQEEFFALTSGTKPDRHNWLTPCAAAVGTSR